caaggaagaaaaaagcacaacttttttttagttatttgcCTGTTCCATGGGAAATCCAGTTGGACTGAAGATGTGAAGAGCTGCAGTGTTCCCACTTAGTACATTCTCCCCACCCGCATCTTGCAAATCGAGAGATATTTCCAGCAAGCCAAGTTCTGCTCGTTGTATTTATAAAGCTTTGGGAAGACAGTGGAAGTACCCGGGTAAGGAGGAGCCATGCCTTTGGCCCTTCATGTTCCCCCTGTGACGGTGTATACACACACCTCTTGACACAATTGTGTGTAAGTCTGGCAGTATTACAGTGAGTATAAGCACAAGAGAGCAGtgagaaagaaagcatttattaaGACAAGtgtaatagttatttttccCTGGGATAGACAACTGAATGCATAAAGCAGCTGACCCATTAAACAGATGTTAACATTTCCCCTGCTCCTTCGTTTACTGCAGTGTGAAAAAATCCAATTGGCAATGACAGTTAAACTAACTGGATTACTCATTAGTTGATGCGTCTCTAGTCTTATATGCAGCTGCTGACCTactaatgaaaaatgtatttccactTAAGCTATGACACAGTTTAACAGAGGAGAGTAATGTAAAGCACTGCAATAGTTCAAAGTGCAAGAGGCTCAGTCAATGTCATCTTTGTAACTGCTCGGCATCATTTAGCATTGTAGGCATCCCCATGAGTGTGAATGTCTTCCTCCAACCTTAATTATGTCAGCTTATTCATGAACTAATATTACCCCTAAATATACTGAAACCCGTTTCACCTACATTCAAGAAGCAAACTGCCAACCCTGTAAGAAAGAGCTGCAGTGAATACCAACAGCCACTGTAAAACATCATGTAAAGCCACTTACAAGTACTTGCATGAGTACACAGCAAATCCCTTCCCCTTCGGAAGGATGCGGCAGGTTTCACTGTTCAGTTCACTGTCAGCACATTTAACTGGACTCCTTTCAACACTCTTAGAAGTGGTTTTGGCCCTGAAATTTCTTTCAACATCTCAGTGTCGACTGTTCTGGCAATGGATACACAGATACAGAACTACTCTGATCAGCAACTAATACTCTTTTGGACCCTTTGATCTCTGCACATGCGATCCAGTTCACCTTCTCTCCGTGCTCAATGGCTACCTTTGGTAAAACTCTAGCATGTTCATTTGAAGCCACTTTGTTGAGCTTCCCATCTTTTCTGGTGGAAGCAGGTGCATGGGCCTTCCTTCTCTGCAGCGATTTTGCTGGacttttcagctgctttccaaTGTCACTGCTGACATCCCAGAGCAAGACTTTCCCATCGTTTCCTCCAGTCAACAACCAGTACGCTTCTGGCATAAAGAGAACCTGCGATACTCCCAAGCTGTGACCTTGAAACTCCAGCTCACGTTCAAACTTGACACCGGTGACTCTAAATATTCTGACTTTGCCGTCTTGAGCTCCGCAGCCAAAGATGTTGCCG
This genomic window from Strigops habroptila isolate Jane chromosome 8, bStrHab1.2.pri, whole genome shotgun sequence contains:
- the LOC115611457 gene encoding WD repeat-containing protein 53-like, producing the protein MQVMLWNLQKARPLWTTNLQECEPENGPQSAGQFFNPPLAHSLSVASCGNIFGCGAQDGKVRIFRVTGVKFERELEFQGHSLGVSQVLFMPEAYWLLTGGNDGKVLLWDVSSDIGKQLKSPAKSLQRRKAHAPASTRKDGKLNKVASNEHARVLPKVAIEHGEKVNWIACAEIKGSKRVLVADQSSSVSVYPLPEQSTLRC